tggtctgttcagaactgactcaaaatgctccctccagcgctgtagttttcctgcctctccctcgacgacattaccgttcacgtctttcactggcacatcactgttcttaaacccgttgtttagctgtttgtttatcttgtacagtgtcttcaggtcatttttacttgctgcattttctgcttcatctgccagtttctctatgtggtatctcttgtcggttcttgtcatcctcttcacctctttgttcagttttgtatatctttgtctgagttgttccttcaggcgttcagatctggtgctgttgattctttgtttggctgactttctctcatatcttcttccatgtctcttctctgatccactgttctttctttttccgttggaaacccagtattttctctcctgattcctgtaagactcgattgaagtcgtctaaggtcatctcttgttggtctcctagtgcctggaacctgttctttacttccatagcaaaggccctttcggtggctggattttttagtttgccggagtccactctctgctgacgtgcctgttttcctcgtgatcgacgcagcttcagggaaactgtggctatcacaagagtgtggtcactggcaacgtctgctcctctgtaggctctaacatcttgaagtgagctcctccattttcggttgatgatgacatggtctatctggttctttgtgatcccatccggtgatgtccatgttgccttgtggatgtctttgtgttggaagagtgtgccaccaatcagtaggttgttttcttcacaaaagtctgccagtctctctccgttgtcgttgatggttccaattccatgtttgcccatgacatgctccctgcaggtgttgtcacttcctatcttggcattgagatcgccgatgatgagcaacatgtcgtgggctggaacgctctctgaggctgcctggagctgatcgtaaaaagcatccttgtcttctgcctcagagtcatttgttggtgcatagcaggctagcactgtcagcttggtgtacttggaatggaatcttgctctcaaaagcctgggtccataaggcttccattccagcagtgccttttccgttttcttgttgaggagtagagctactccttcagagtgctgagcgtctgatcttcctgagaacaagatggtatgtcctgacgctagtctcctctttcctgtgccggtccatctgacctcactgactcccaggatgtccaagttgtagttgtcaaactccttgactaattggagcatcctgccagtctggtacaaggtctggacgttccagcaccccaccctcaacttatgcctcggcttcagtaaatccgctgtcggggcgccagctccctttcgggtttggctgtcgtccgtcattagtccagtctcctggtgtgcttcattaccttcgccatctatgacgagttctctggttttggtttctgtaacatgctttttttttacatggtggggttgttagccctaccacaacctaatttacctctaggtgaggtgtccaccttagtcgcctcttacgacatgcctggctggatggcagggaccctattcttgcaatgcttgctaggcaagcataccccggggtcccacagggctTATTCCAGCCCAAACTACACCCCCTCTTTACCCCCTCCCACACTAGCGACGCAATCTGTGACTACGGCGCCGTCCAgtctggcttcctattcactacctgtgtccagCGGGTGACACTACAGGTACCGCTATTGTCCTGCTTCAGGTGTACCGCGGACTTCTATAATTAACGGGCATAGGCTGACAATGCTCTCCCTTCCCCTGAGAGATCCCTTGTACCGACACTACCATCCCGCATTCCAACCTGACCTTGGTCTATGTCCGTCATGATGTAAGCGGTCCGCGGTCACGGCCTACTTATTCCAGGGGAGAGTGGTGAGACTTCCTGGCCCTTTGTCCACCCGACGGTCCAGTGCCGCCAAAGGCCGGCTACTCGTCTCGACATACCTCACCGCAACCACTCCCTACAATTACCCATTCCACCTTCTGGcagtctgcttaccagcgcgTCCGTCTATTTCGTGGGGAGAgcagaagtgagacaccaacactatagccctatactagttatcacatgacataCATGCAACATTACAATGAACCCATAGCACTATGAACAAGCTTAAAATAGTGcatgtatattattattgtcgACCTGCAGTCACCACACCAGCAAAGGTGCTAAGTACCATGAGACAAATGACACTTATAAGAATATCCTCTATAAACATACATATAGACCCATTAAATTGTGTTGATTCATTAAGctttaatatgtattttattGCGGCTAAATATACAGGcagaaataaagtgaacaaCATGGATTAAATTCTCGTGTGATTGACTAACACATTGTTGTGATTGCAAGGAATCGGTAACTTaacaaggatgatgatgatgaaaactaGTTAGAGCATTGTTCCCTAATGACTCACAGCATTTTACAAAAcactaataaaaataaggatGAAATGTATCAAGTAGGATCTGCTTGTTGTTATGGAGAATAGTAAGTAGCACAGTCACAATAATGGCAGGGTAGGGCAATTACGGCCCACGGACATCTTTGGTCTCGTccatctgccaaaatgtgaagcgcaatcttttttttttttttttttctcattcaaccttaaatttattaagtacaacagcattagaaatcggtaatccgtaacattctaacataGACAAGGctcaaagataaaaatgacaCTGATGACTTGTTTGATGTCGTTAGAGAGCATTGAGGGCGGCCGTCGTCAAAGGAAAAactggttttaaagtttcattgtaAGCGAATTTGAACAGCATCGCTtaacacaataaattcggtGAGGGAACACCATTATGCaatcatttgttgtccattgcATTGTCACtaagtttgttgtgtagtcagaGATGCCCGGTGATGTGACAGTTGgtgcttgtcaccaatacagtgaaggtgaGCTGCCTTGGGCTCTCATCTtgggctgttctttctctgcatgtggcatctgtttacagggccggcTGCCTTggtgtgatatagccttagggGAATGGTGGTAAGAGATGATTGAAGTGTAAGGGTTAATCACCAGGAAAAGGAGAGAATAGACGAGTACGAAGAAAGCAGTGTGGTTATGGATAAGGAAACAGTAGTAACATGCCGTTTATAGGTTGGTGACATGTGACACAGGTACTGCTTGCTGCAACTCCAAGACACCAGTAGGTGCGATGTGGTCAGTTTATTGTCGTTTCTGCCAGCACGAACAAAGGTGGCGGCACTCTTCTCGGAACTTGGCGCTGCAGCAGGCGTACACCAAGGCATTCACCGAAGAGCTGATGAAGAAGGACTGGACAGCAATGGCGTGGAGATTCAAGAGCCAGAGCGGCAGGGTGTGGATGTCGATGCCGATGACCACACGCACGCTGACCGTGGCCCAGTAGGGCATAAAGCTGACGATGAAAATGGCGGTGAGCAGAAACATGATGAGGGTGGTGCGAGACGACATCTGCTTGGCCTTGTCTCCGTGTTGTCCGTGCTGCCCACCTCCgtctgtcttcttcttctttagttttttcaaagcaaacagCTGTAACCTGGGGGTCATAGACTTGTTGGGTGATTCAAGATGCCCCGGCTTCGGTGGGCTGTTGTCTTGCTGGTGATAGCTTTGCAGGAGTAAGTCGCTCTGCTCCGACGTGGCCACGTGAGCGGAAACCGATAGATTTGACCCACCGCATGGAGGGCAAGAGGTCGAGTGTAACCGTTGGTCTTGTATGTGCGAGGACTCTTTCTCATCGCTAACAGAGGCTCCCACTTTGTGAAAACCTGACAGAGTTGTAGCAACGGTGTACGTGTTGCCAGACGATGCGGAGTGGCATGCACTGGCCTGGTCGACTGCCGCCATGCGTTTCCTGTGTTGTCTGACGTGGCAGGCGATTCGTGTATACGACACGCACATAATCGCCAAGGAGGTGAACATGCCCACGCCGGTCAGCGACTGGTACAGCACGTGAAACAGCGATCCCTCGTAGCGGTCGTCCAAGGAACACATGATCCCCGTCATGTTGTAGGCGTGGATGGTGAAGGTGGCGTTACCAGTCATCACTCCGTACGGGATGCTGACGACGCCGGCGACGATGGCGCAGATGACAACGGCGCGTAGGGCGTCAGTAGGGGTTTGCTGCTTCTTGAGGCTTTGGCAGACTCGCCGGTGACGATCCAGAGCCACAGCGACGAGTATGAGGGCGGAAGCGATGATTTGCGCGCTGGTGACGAAGCGGATGAGGCTGCACTGCCAGGCGTGCACAAAGGTGTAGTGAAAACTCATCTCCACCAGGGACGTTGGGTAGGAGATAAGGTTGGTGGATAGGTCCACAGCGCTGATGGCCAAGATGTACGTTCTCGTGGAGCTGGGGCTAAACTTCCGGTAAACGAGAAATGCCAAGGTGTTGCCGATTAGTCCCATCACAAGCAAGGCGCAGACGAACATGATGCTAGGGAGTTGATCGTACACAAACTTTGTGTCGAGTTCACGGAGAATGTCAAAGTCAGATGAGTCTCTGAAATCATTGCCATCTGTAGTTGTCATGGTGATCTGCTTACAGTCAAGCACAGTTAATTCCTTTCCTTTAGTCTAGCTCCACAATCTGGCAAAAGGCGAAAATCTCGAGATAACGAAAACTATACAAATTAAGTGAAGGTAGAGTATAAATCTTGTCCAGCAGAAATTTATAAGCCTGGATGGCGCTCGCTTGAGTCACCCTGAAGAGACGATTTGTGTAGAGGGAGGTGAGTATGGAAAGCAACACAAACTGAAGGCCGAAGGTAAGCCACCAGCAGCATCTACAGCGCGAGGCTTGTGGTCTGTGCAAGGCGACTGCGCCTCGAGTGTTTATTCCTTTGCCTTGTCTTGTTTATTCCTACTCTGTAGGCCACACAAGTGCTTGCTGCTTAATGCACCGGAAATGAGTCCTAGATTGTCTACACTGGTCAAATGGTTTCCAGgacgcacgcatacacaaacacgcgcaAGCACGCACAGccatacatcacacacatgtacacggTGCTTCGTACTAGTGAACGACAGATGAACGATTGGAAGCATAGTAGCAACAGGATACCCGACAGTTTCAGCGTCTGCGGATACACGTTCCCAGAAGATGCTGGCACCCACGTCGGAACTGCGCGCTGAAGATACCGTAGACGATGGCGTTGGTGgcggagctgatgaagaaagagtGCAGCCCCAACAGGTAGACATTGAACACCCACACCGCCATACCATGCTCGGAGAAGCGCAGTGCACCCCGCAGGAAGACGGTGGCCCAGTAGGGCAAGAAACTGATCACGTAGACTAATGTCAGCATGAACATGATCAACGTGGTACGTGACGCGACTTCTCTCACGTTACCACCTTTCTGAGACGTTATCTTCACGTTCGCATTTTTTCTCGACAAGGCACGTGCTGCAGCCACATGGACATCAGAACTACGTCGTCGGCCTCTGACGGGTGTTTTCACATCGACTTCTTGCCGATCGGACGACGAAGGAGAATCTAGAGAGAAGTCTCTCTTGCCTGTATCTGATTTTAGAAGCGTATCGTAGTTGTGGACATGGATGTTTGTAACGGCCTCTGAGCAGTCAGAAGAAGGGATGTGTAGAATGACTTCATCTTTGTCATTATGTCCTGCGGATGTGCAGGTCAAGGACGCTGCTGCTGCAGGGTCATGGGTAGTCGTGCACACAACACCAGAGGCATCCCAGTTGTCTGTTGCCTGGTCCTTATCACCGCCAATAGCGACTGGTCTGGAGTCTGCGGAAGCAGGCTGACTTGTAATTTCCGAACAGACGGCATGTCTTGCACCTGCAGCAGCAGCCTTGGCCCCTTGGGTCTCAGCAGGTCGGTTCGAGGTCGTGGTGGTGATAAAGGATGTCACGTCCGTGGTGGGCGACGATTGTGTTTGAGGTGTGGGCGACGATTGTGCTTGAGGTGTGGGCGACGATTGTGTTTGAGGGTGGACGACGTATCCCCCGAGGGACTGAGGCTACGACCATGAGGTGTCGCCGCCTGGTTGAGGCCCACCACATGCTTTCTATGTCTCCAAACGTGGCAGCCAATCTGCGCGTAGGACACGGCGATCATGGTGACGCATGTAGTAAAACCAAGGCCAGTTATCGCATTGTAGCTGAGCAGGAGCACAGAACTTGTATGTTGGTCGTCCACAGAGCACATGAATCCTGTGAGGTTACCTGTCCCTGTGGGGATGGTTTGGCGACCCGTGACGGCGCCGTACGGCAGGCTAAGAAGCGTTCCAACGACGACGCAGATGAGAGAAGCACGCAGGGCATCTCCTGCTTCTTGCTGCTTTTTACGACTCTGACACACACGGCGGTGGCGGTCCAGTGCCACCGCCACCAGCAAGAAGGCGGAGGAGTACACTTGCGAGCTCTTGACGAAACGGAAGACACGGCACAGCCAGGGGTTGTCGAAGGTGTAGCGAAAGCACAGCTCTGCTATGGATGTCGGGTTAGAGATGACGTTGTTGCTCAAGTCCAGCAGACTGATAGTCAGGATGTATGTCCTTGTGGAGCTCGGCTTGAACCTCCGGTAGACCACGAAGGATAGAATGTTGCCGACGAGTCCTAGGAGAAGCAGCACGGCGAGGTAGAGGATAACGGGGAGGACAGAGAGGGCGAACCTCGTGTTCAAATCCTCGAGCAGGT
This window of the Pomacea canaliculata isolate SZHN2017 linkage group LG4, ASM307304v1, whole genome shotgun sequence genome carries:
- the LOC112561413 gene encoding uncharacterized protein LOC112561413; protein product: MTTTDGNDFRDSSDFDILRELDTKFVYDQLPSIMFVCALLVMGLIGNTLAFLVYRKFSPSSTRTYILAISAVDLSTNLISYPTSLVEMSFHYTFVHAWQCSLIRFVTSAQIIASALILVAVALDRHRRVCQSLKKQQTPTDALRAVVICAIVAGVVSIPYGVMTGNATFTIHAYNMTGIMCSLDDRYEGSLFHVLYQSLTGVGMFTSLAIMCVSYTRIACHVRQHRKRMAAVDQASACHSASSGNTYTVATTLSGFHKVGASVSDEKESSHIQDQRLHSTSCPPCGGSNLSVSAHVATSEQSDLLLQSYHQQDNSPPKPGHLESPNKSMTPRLQLFALKKLKKKKTDGGGQHGQHGDKAKQMSSRTTLIMFLLTAIFIVSFMPYWATVSVRVVIGIDIHTLPLWLLNLHAIAVQSFFISSSVNALVYACCSAKFREECRHLCSCWQKRQ
- the LOC112561661 gene encoding uncharacterized protein LOC112561661 encodes the protein MDSIRNAVHPEESSSRPVVDVTAEDNSVDDLLEDLNTRFALSVLPVILYLAVLLLLGLVGNILSFVVYRRFKPSSTRTYILTISLLDLSNNVISNPTSIAELCFRYTFDNPWLCRVFRFVKSSQVYSSAFLLVAVALDRHRRVCQSRKKQQEAGDALRASLICVVVGTLLSLPYGAVTGRQTIPTGTGNLTGFMCSVDDQHTSSVLLLSYNAITGLGFTTCVTMIAVSYAQIGCHPQSLGGYVVHPQTQSSPTPQAQSSPTPQTQSSPTTDVTSFITTTTSNRPAETQGAKAAAAGARHAVCSEITSQPASADSRPVAIGGDKDQATDNWDASGVVCTTTHDPAAAASLTCTSAGHNDKDEVILHIPSSDCSEAVTNIHVHNYDTLLKSDTGKRDFSLDSPSSSDRQEVDVKTPVRGRRRSSDVHVAAARALSRKNANVKITSQKGGNVREVASRTTLIMFMLTLVYVISFLPYWATVFLRGALRFSEHGMAVWVFNVYLLGLHSFFISSATNAIVYGIFSAQFRRGCQHLLGTCIRRR